The following are encoded together in the Peromyscus leucopus breed LL Stock chromosome 1, UCI_PerLeu_2.1, whole genome shotgun sequence genome:
- the LOC114710872 gene encoding vomeronasal type-1 receptor 4-like — protein MNIWNLTIRIIFLSQTTTGILGNLFLMFYCLDRYYREHTLKPTDLILMHLMAANALVILSAGVPQTMVVWGLKQFLNDFGCELLLYIQGFARSVSIGTTCLLSVFQAMTISPRKSFWSDNKVKASKYIGCSISLLWVFYMVIRFIFLMYKFIKTNSKNMTRNRDFGYCSTTGHDETIDSLYTTLVMCPELFFAVLITWSSASMVVILYRHKQRVQNIRSCHGSSRNSPESRATQNILVLVSTFLAFYTLSTIFRGCIALLYNPSWWLVYISRLTSLCFPCFGPFVLMRHYSVLSIFSLVWLRKKCSHNFIITM, from the coding sequence ATGAATATCTGGAATCTGACTATCAGAATCATTTTCTTATCACAAACTACCACTGGAATTCTAGGAAATCTCTTTCTTATGTTCTACTGTCTAGACCGTTACTACAGAGAACACACATTAAAACCCACAGATTTGATTCTCATGCATCTAATGGCAGCCAATGCCTTGGTTATTCTCTCTGCAGGAGTGCCCCAAACAATGGTAGTTTGGGGATTAAAGCAGTTCTTGAATGATTTTGGATGCGAGCTCCTACTGTACATTCAAGGATTTGCTCGAAGTGTGTCCATTGGCaccacctgcctcttgagtgtctTCCAGGCCATGACCATCAGTCCCAGGAAATCCTTTTGGAGTGATAACAAAGTCAAAGCTTCAAAGTACATTGGCTGCTCCATTTCCCTACTCTGGGTATTCTACATGGTAATAcgtttcatttttcttatgtaCAAATTTATCAAAACGAATAGCAAAAACATGACAAGAAATCGAGATTTTGGATATTGCTCTACTACAGGACATGATGAGACCATTGACTCACTCTATACAACATTGGTGATGTGCCCTGAATTATTTTTTGCTGTGCTCATCACCTGGTCCAGTGCCTCAATGGTTGTCATTCTCTACAGACACAAGCAGAGGGTTCAAAATATCCGTAGCTGTCATGGTTCTAGTAGAAACTCCCCTGAGTCCAGAGCAACCCAGAACATCCTGGTCCTGGTGTCTACCTTCCTGGCTTTTTATACTCTCTCCACCATCTTTCGAGGCTGCATTGCTCTATTGTATAATCCCAGTTGGTGGCTGGTGTACATTTCTCGCCTcacttctctttgttttccatGTTTTGGACCCTTTGTTCTTATGAGACATTACTCAGTTTTGTCCATATTCAGTTTGGTATggttgagaaaaaaatgttctcataattttatcataacaatgtaa